In Arthrobacter alpinus, a single window of DNA contains:
- a CDS encoding dihydrofolate reductase family protein, with translation MRKLVYFISLSLDGFIAGPEDQVDFFAGSDDYVQYMVTTYSDLMPHHARVQLGMSDQPLTRFDTVVMGRRTYDPALQMGITSPYSHLQQVVFSRTLASPDPQVNVTAADPREVIRGLKNEDSRFDIYLAGGGQLAAALLPDIDELIIKRYPVIIGSGLRAFDHEFTPAQFSMLDTATFDSGNSMTRFAPLAQ, from the coding sequence GTGCGCAAATTGGTCTACTTCATTTCGCTCTCACTGGACGGCTTCATTGCTGGCCCTGAAGATCAAGTTGATTTCTTTGCCGGATCAGATGACTACGTGCAATACATGGTCACCACTTACTCGGACCTGATGCCGCATCATGCACGTGTGCAACTTGGGATGTCAGATCAACCCCTGACTCGCTTCGACACGGTGGTCATGGGCCGGCGGACCTATGACCCTGCCCTCCAGATGGGAATTACGAGTCCCTACTCTCATCTTCAACAGGTGGTGTTTTCACGGACCCTCGCCTCGCCCGACCCGCAGGTGAACGTCACGGCAGCGGATCCGCGCGAGGTCATTCGGGGCCTCAAGAATGAAGACTCCCGCTTCGATATCTATCTCGCCGGCGGCGGGCAATTGGCGGCAGCACTGCTCCCTGACATTGATGAGCTCATTATCAAGCGATACCCCGTCATCATTGGTTCAGGGCTTCGGGCCTTCGATCACGAGTTCACACCCGCCCAATTCTCAATGCTTGACACGGCAACTTTTGATTCTGGCAACTCGATGACGCGATTTGCACCGCTGGCCCAGTAG
- the betT gene encoding choline BCCT transporter BetT, with protein MVERSRFGVTGRRKAREESDRRPPVTSTELLIKGPAEMRTAPGPRVNWRVLIISAAIVLAFSIWAMAMPVEAKATMHAVVIWIATNLGWYYVLTITLVVLFVLWVAFSKEGRVRLGPDHSRPQYNLFTWVAMLFAAGVGIDMLFYSVTGPITQFIAPPSGTPESAEAAKDAVVWTMFHYGIAGWSVYALLGMAMGYFSYRWGMPLSIRAALYPLLGKRVRGAIGDTIDIFTLVGTVFGVATSMGIGVVLLNVGFAWLFGLQEGLALQIALVVVAVIMTIAACTSGVDKGIRVISELNLWSAGAMILYILITGNTSFLLNAMVENIGRFIFTLPERTLQTFAYEPGGADWMAGWTLFFWAFWLAWGPFVGLFLARISRGRTLREFVIAAITAPVLCDFFIVSIFGNSALREVLDGNTEFAKLAIDSPEHGWYALLEMFPGAPFLIGLATLSGLLFYLTSANSGAMVMSNFSSSIPDPAVDGAKWLRIFWALLTAVLTVSMLVAGGVATMEYATLIFALPVTVIAYLVMASFSKVLRMERADREGQVTRRRSAAVTGGLAPEKTWRQRLAHLRAYPSNKSVAQFVEKVVGPALADVAGEFKQLGYDATLTVLPNPATGIHEHLLVVNMDAQRHFHYRVAAVEAPVPMFGSRSMQREIDVYFRLEVFTQTGSEGYDLMGLTQQQVINDVLDRYEAHLSFLQYSTEHDYPSVITPPVPPEGE; from the coding sequence ATGGTTGAGCGCAGCCGCTTCGGAGTAACCGGACGCCGCAAAGCGCGCGAGGAGTCGGACAGGCGTCCACCCGTGACCAGCACCGAGTTGCTGATCAAGGGGCCGGCAGAAATGCGGACCGCTCCCGGTCCTCGGGTCAATTGGCGGGTGCTGATCATTTCCGCCGCCATTGTCTTAGCGTTCTCGATTTGGGCCATGGCCATGCCGGTGGAGGCGAAGGCCACCATGCACGCCGTGGTGATCTGGATTGCGACGAATCTTGGCTGGTACTACGTCCTCACCATTACCCTGGTGGTTCTCTTTGTCCTGTGGGTGGCGTTTTCCAAGGAGGGCAGGGTTCGGCTGGGGCCGGACCATTCGCGACCCCAATATAATCTTTTCACCTGGGTAGCCATGCTTTTTGCAGCTGGTGTGGGCATCGACATGCTCTTTTACTCGGTGACCGGACCAATTACCCAATTCATTGCGCCGCCGTCCGGAACGCCCGAGTCTGCTGAGGCAGCCAAGGACGCCGTGGTCTGGACAATGTTCCACTACGGCATTGCCGGGTGGTCGGTTTATGCACTCCTTGGCATGGCCATGGGCTACTTTTCCTACCGGTGGGGCATGCCGCTCTCCATCCGGGCCGCACTTTACCCATTGCTGGGCAAACGCGTCCGCGGGGCGATCGGCGATACCATCGACATTTTTACGTTGGTCGGCACCGTTTTTGGCGTGGCGACCTCCATGGGCATTGGCGTTGTTCTCCTCAACGTCGGTTTCGCCTGGCTTTTTGGTTTGCAGGAAGGGCTGGCCCTGCAGATCGCGCTGGTGGTGGTTGCCGTCATCATGACCATCGCAGCGTGCACCTCAGGGGTGGATAAGGGAATCCGTGTCATATCCGAACTCAACCTGTGGTCAGCCGGAGCCATGATTTTGTACATCCTGATCACCGGAAACACCTCATTTCTGCTCAACGCCATGGTGGAGAACATTGGTCGCTTCATCTTCACTCTGCCCGAACGAACCCTGCAAACCTTCGCCTACGAGCCCGGCGGCGCCGATTGGATGGCTGGCTGGACCCTGTTCTTCTGGGCGTTCTGGTTGGCCTGGGGTCCCTTTGTGGGGCTCTTTCTGGCCCGCATCTCCCGAGGCAGGACGCTGAGGGAATTTGTCATTGCAGCCATCACGGCGCCGGTCCTCTGTGACTTCTTCATCGTCTCCATCTTCGGCAACAGTGCGCTGCGCGAAGTCTTGGATGGGAACACGGAGTTTGCCAAGCTCGCCATCGACAGCCCCGAACACGGCTGGTACGCGCTGTTGGAGATGTTCCCGGGTGCCCCCTTCTTGATTGGCCTGGCAACTCTCTCAGGTCTGCTGTTTTATCTGACCAGCGCCAATTCTGGGGCCATGGTGATGTCCAACTTCTCTTCCTCTATCCCTGACCCGGCCGTTGACGGGGCAAAATGGCTGCGCATTTTCTGGGCGCTTCTTACAGCAGTGCTGACGGTTTCCATGCTGGTGGCCGGCGGCGTGGCCACCATGGAATACGCAACCCTGATCTTCGCCCTGCCGGTCACTGTCATTGCCTATCTGGTCATGGCGTCATTCTCCAAGGTGCTGCGAATGGAGCGTGCCGACCGGGAGGGTCAGGTGACGCGCAGGCGCTCGGCAGCCGTCACCGGCGGCCTTGCTCCCGAGAAGACGTGGCGGCAGCGTTTGGCCCACTTGCGGGCATACCCGTCCAATAAGTCGGTGGCCCAATTCGTGGAAAAGGTGGTGGGGCCAGCGCTTGCGGACGTTGCCGGCGAGTTCAAACAGCTCGGCTACGACGCCACTCTCACGGTCCTCCCGAACCCCGCGACCGGCATCCACGAACATCTGCTGGTGGTCAACATGGACGCCCAGCGTCACTTCCACTACCGGGTCGCGGCGGTAGAAGCACCAGTACCAATGTTTGGCAGCCGCAGCATGCAACGCGAGATCGATGTTTACTTCCGACTGGAAGTGTTCACACAAACCGGGTCAGAAGGCTACGACCTGATGGGGCTAACTCAACAACAAGTCATCAACGATGTTCTGGACCGGTACGAGGCCCACCTGTCATTTCTGCAGTATTCCACGGAACACGATTACCCGTCCGTCATCACGCCGCCGGTTCCACCGGAAGGGGAGTGA
- a CDS encoding dihydrofolate reductase family protein — protein MKLALTEFVSLDGVSQGPGSPQEDTSGGFTRGGWLVPHMDQSFIDQASNWLERADALLLGRHTYEAFARDWPQIDDPNDPFTSRMNSLPKFVASDSLTHGSWNPTTVLSGDAASAIAKLKESPGREIQIHGSSILAQSLFAAGLIDEVRLVVAPVVVGSGRRLFPEGATPTGLRLISSQTTPGGLALQSYEVTGTADYATYTGVSGVPTR, from the coding sequence GTGAAACTGGCATTGACGGAATTTGTGAGTCTCGACGGCGTTTCTCAAGGCCCAGGATCGCCCCAGGAAGATACCAGCGGCGGATTCACGCGGGGCGGTTGGTTGGTGCCCCACATGGACCAGAGTTTCATTGACCAAGCATCAAATTGGCTTGAACGGGCCGATGCGCTGCTGCTTGGACGACACACCTATGAAGCCTTCGCACGCGACTGGCCACAGATTGACGATCCCAATGATCCCTTTACCTCGCGCATGAACAGCTTGCCCAAATTCGTCGCCTCCGACTCGCTGACACACGGTTCATGGAATCCCACCACAGTCCTTTCCGGAGACGCTGCCAGTGCCATAGCGAAGCTCAAGGAATCACCCGGCCGAGAAATCCAGATCCATGGAAGCTCCATTCTGGCTCAGTCACTTTTTGCCGCAGGGCTGATCGATGAAGTCCGACTGGTGGTAGCACCCGTCGTGGTGGGCAGTGGCCGCCGCCTCTTCCCCGAAGGTGCCACGCCCACGGGCCTTCGCCTGATCTCCAGCCAAACCACGCCCGGCGGGCTGGCCCTCCAGAGCTACGAGGTCACCGGAACTGCAGACTACGCCACCTACACGGGCGTTTCAGGCGTCCCCACCCGCTAA
- a CDS encoding CoA-binding protein codes for MSTTERIWVGPSAPERLAILRRTQSIAIVGASDKPSRASYFVATYLLSSSRYRVYFVNPVATEILGQPVYKSLADLPEVPDLVDVFRRHDDLPSVLAETLAVGAKTLWLQLGSWHEEVAARAEAAGLEVVMDRCVKIEHARFHGGLHLAGFDTGVISSKRQVLA; via the coding sequence ATGAGCACCACCGAACGCATCTGGGTAGGTCCCTCGGCTCCGGAACGGCTGGCGATCTTGCGAAGGACCCAGTCCATCGCCATTGTTGGAGCCTCGGACAAGCCCTCCCGCGCAAGCTATTTTGTGGCAACGTACTTGCTGTCCTCCAGCCGATACCGCGTGTATTTTGTGAACCCGGTAGCCACGGAGATCTTGGGCCAACCCGTGTACAAGTCACTCGCCGATTTGCCCGAAGTCCCGGATCTGGTGGATGTATTCCGCCGTCATGACGATCTGCCAAGTGTTTTGGCGGAGACCTTGGCCGTGGGCGCCAAGACGTTGTGGCTCCAGCTGGGTTCCTGGCATGAAGAGGTCGCAGCGCGGGCTGAGGCCGCAGGACTTGAAGTGGTCATGGACCGCTGCGTCAAGATTGAGCACGCCCGTTTCCACGGCGGTCTGCACCTGGCCGGCTTTGACACTGGCGTCATCTCCTCCAAACGCCAAGTTCTGGCGTAA
- a CDS encoding TetR/AcrR family transcriptional regulator codes for MPLTPSLTNHTPARQSADEGNAVVPAQAQAEPDLASARDRQLHQAAHELFSSKGLGVPLADVAKAAGIGVATLYRRYRDKDVLILDVYREHMAYAEKLSVEANEYPEAWEGLVYFLSRSTDQFMADRGMRELILGGYVGGVGWARGSSHRELIQALDTLERRVTKQLEQLVDRAKVQHTVRSDFEPTDVLLMSAMANAAAPVKESGWPVTGQRALQLLIEGIRPPK; via the coding sequence ATGCCGTTGACGCCATCATTGACGAACCACACGCCCGCCCGCCAGAGCGCCGACGAGGGCAACGCCGTCGTGCCTGCCCAGGCGCAAGCTGAACCTGACCTTGCCAGCGCACGTGATCGGCAGCTGCATCAGGCGGCCCACGAGCTATTTTCGAGCAAAGGACTTGGGGTCCCCCTGGCTGACGTGGCCAAGGCAGCAGGCATCGGTGTAGCCACCCTGTACCGCCGCTACCGCGACAAGGATGTCTTGATCCTGGACGTCTACCGTGAACACATGGCGTATGCCGAGAAACTATCCGTTGAGGCAAACGAGTATCCCGAAGCATGGGAAGGGCTCGTATACTTTTTGAGCCGGAGCACGGACCAGTTCATGGCCGATCGCGGTATGCGCGAATTGATTCTTGGCGGCTACGTTGGCGGTGTCGGCTGGGCCAGGGGCTCGTCCCACCGGGAACTGATTCAGGCCTTGGATACCCTGGAACGACGCGTAACGAAGCAACTCGAACAACTTGTTGACCGGGCCAAGGTCCAACACACGGTCCGGAGCGATTTTGAACCAACTGACGTCCTCTTGATGTCGGCCATGGCCAACGCAGCCGCGCCCGTCAAGGAGTCCGGCTGGCCCGTAACCGGCCAGCGTGCACTTCAGTTGCTAATCGAGGGCATCCGTCCGCCCAAATAG
- a CDS encoding O-acetylhomoserine aminocarboxypropyltransferase/cysteine synthase family protein gives MTEHSFGFRTRALHAGGTPDAEHGARAVPIYQTTSFVFKSTDDAANLFALQKYGNIYSRIGNPTVAAFEERIASLEGGIGAVATSSGMAAEFITFAALCGAGDHIVASSKLYGGTITQLDVTLRRFGVETTFIDSTDPADFAAAIQDNTKAVYTEIVANPSGDIADLEGLAAVAHEAGVPLVVDATLSTPYLIRPIEFGADIVIHSATKFLGGHGTTLGGVVVESGRFNWGNGKFPTMTEPVASYGNVSWWGNFGEYGFLTKLRSEQLRDIGPSLSAQSAFTLLQGVETLPQRMDEHLRNAAAVAAWLEADERVSWVKFAGLPSHPDFERGRRYLPKGVGSVFAFGVSGGRAAGKTFIDALQLASHLANIGDSRTLVLHPASTTHQQLTADQLDASGVPEDLIRISVGLEDLADILWDLDQALTIAQESTEDDAAPSCTIGANA, from the coding sequence ATGACCGAGCATTCCTTTGGCTTTCGGACCCGCGCCTTGCACGCAGGTGGCACGCCCGACGCCGAACATGGCGCCCGTGCGGTGCCGATCTACCAGACCACCTCGTTCGTGTTCAAGAGCACCGACGACGCCGCCAACCTGTTTGCGCTGCAGAAGTACGGCAATATTTACTCCCGGATCGGCAATCCCACGGTCGCCGCATTCGAGGAGCGCATCGCCTCGCTTGAGGGCGGCATCGGGGCTGTTGCGACATCGTCGGGCATGGCAGCTGAGTTCATCACCTTCGCGGCACTGTGCGGGGCAGGTGACCATATAGTTGCCTCCTCAAAACTGTATGGCGGAACCATCACCCAGCTGGATGTAACCCTGCGCCGCTTCGGGGTGGAGACCACCTTCATCGATTCCACCGATCCGGCCGATTTTGCCGCGGCAATCCAGGACAACACGAAGGCCGTGTACACCGAGATCGTGGCCAACCCTTCGGGCGACATTGCCGATCTGGAAGGGCTGGCTGCTGTGGCCCACGAGGCTGGCGTTCCTCTGGTGGTTGACGCCACCTTGAGCACGCCGTACCTCATCAGGCCCATCGAATTTGGTGCCGACATCGTAATCCACTCCGCCACCAAATTCCTCGGCGGACACGGCACAACCCTCGGTGGTGTTGTGGTGGAATCAGGGCGTTTCAATTGGGGCAACGGTAAGTTCCCCACCATGACCGAGCCGGTGGCCTCTTACGGCAATGTGTCCTGGTGGGGAAACTTTGGCGAGTATGGCTTCTTGACGAAGCTGCGGTCCGAGCAACTCCGTGACATTGGTCCGTCCCTCTCGGCCCAGTCTGCTTTCACGCTCTTGCAAGGTGTGGAGACCTTGCCGCAGCGCATGGATGAGCACCTGCGCAACGCCGCCGCCGTGGCAGCCTGGCTCGAAGCGGACGAGCGAGTCTCGTGGGTCAAGTTCGCCGGACTGCCCAGCCACCCCGATTTTGAGCGCGGACGGCGGTACCTGCCCAAGGGTGTCGGCTCCGTTTTTGCTTTCGGTGTGAGCGGCGGCCGTGCTGCCGGGAAGACTTTCATCGACGCCCTCCAGTTGGCCAGCCACCTGGCCAATATTGGTGACTCCCGAACCTTGGTGCTTCACCCGGCGTCCACCACGCACCAGCAACTCACGGCCGATCAGCTCGATGCGTCAGGCGTCCCCGAGGACTTGATTCGGATTTCCGTGGGACTCGAAGACTTGGCCGATATCCTGTGGGATCTTGACCAGGCGTTGACCATTGCTCAGGAATCCACAGAAGACGATGCGGCCCCGTCCTGCACGATCGGAGCAAACGCATGA
- a CDS encoding MFS transporter, which translates to MSTATQSNQFKTVNQVPPSTPDSKWKALRWWSMLAIGMSQLMVVLDATIMNVALPSAQIDLGFSDTLRPWVITAYALAFGGLLLLGGRIADLMGRKQIFLIGLVGFAVASALGGAAPTFGVLLAARVLQGIFAALLAPAALSLLTTTFTDPAERGKAFGIYGALAGAGGAVGLLLGGVLTEFMTWRWTLYVNIAFAAVAFIVGVIAIAPTVRERGVKLDVPGAVFATLGFFALVFGFTNAEEHGFSSSSTWGFLAAGVVLLMVFVMIQRKGKSPLLPLHIVVHRDRGASMLAIFVAGAVIFGVNLYLVYYLQIVLGFTPLQTGLAVLPLCLGIMISAMLSTSVLMSKLGAKVLVPAGMSVSAIGSVLLMLAKADSSYALHVAVPMFIVAVGLGAIISSALSVGTLGVDRHHAGAASAAVNASQQLGGSIGLAVLNTLVAGATITAVGSGEGQLESLVSGYQQAYLVCAALLVVGAMVTALMYRSREHTAVTSSEAAVHM; encoded by the coding sequence ATGAGTACTGCAACGCAATCGAACCAGTTCAAAACGGTCAACCAGGTCCCACCTTCCACGCCGGATTCAAAATGGAAGGCCCTACGCTGGTGGTCGATGCTTGCCATCGGCATGTCCCAGCTCATGGTGGTGTTGGATGCAACCATCATGAACGTGGCACTGCCCAGCGCCCAGATTGACCTGGGGTTTTCCGATACGCTCCGCCCGTGGGTTATCACGGCCTACGCACTGGCCTTTGGAGGCCTTCTTCTCCTGGGCGGCCGCATCGCCGATCTCATGGGGCGCAAGCAGATCTTCCTCATTGGTCTGGTTGGCTTTGCTGTGGCCTCCGCCTTGGGTGGCGCGGCACCAACCTTTGGCGTGCTGCTCGCCGCCCGAGTGCTTCAAGGCATCTTCGCAGCCTTACTGGCACCGGCAGCTTTGTCGCTACTCACCACCACGTTCACCGATCCGGCCGAACGTGGAAAGGCCTTTGGCATCTATGGGGCCCTCGCTGGTGCCGGGGGCGCCGTAGGCCTGTTGCTTGGCGGAGTCCTCACGGAATTCATGACGTGGCGCTGGACCCTCTACGTGAACATCGCCTTTGCCGCCGTCGCCTTCATTGTTGGCGTCATTGCCATTGCTCCGACCGTGCGCGAGCGTGGAGTCAAACTGGATGTGCCGGGCGCTGTGTTCGCCACCTTGGGCTTCTTCGCCCTGGTCTTTGGCTTCACCAACGCCGAGGAACACGGCTTTTCAAGCAGCAGCACCTGGGGATTCCTTGCTGCCGGTGTGGTGTTGCTGATGGTCTTTGTCATGATTCAACGCAAGGGCAAGTCACCTCTGCTACCGCTTCACATCGTGGTGCACCGCGATCGCGGCGCCTCCATGCTGGCCATCTTTGTTGCCGGCGCTGTCATCTTCGGTGTCAACCTGTATTTGGTCTACTACCTGCAGATCGTTCTGGGCTTCACGCCTCTGCAAACGGGCCTTGCTGTGTTGCCCCTGTGCCTGGGCATCATGATCTCCGCAATGCTTTCAACATCGGTCCTCATGTCCAAGCTCGGAGCCAAGGTATTGGTTCCAGCCGGAATGTCGGTCTCCGCGATCGGCTCGGTTCTGCTCATGCTTGCCAAGGCGGACAGCAGCTACGCACTGCATGTAGCGGTTCCCATGTTCATCGTGGCCGTAGGTCTGGGTGCCATTATTTCATCGGCCCTGAGCGTCGGCACGTTGGGCGTTGACCGGCACCACGCCGGCGCTGCATCTGCGGCCGTGAACGCCTCGCAGCAACTTGGCGGTTCCATTGGCCTGGCAGTTCTGAACACCCTGGTGGCCGGAGCCACCATCACCGCCGTTGGCTCCGGCGAAGGGCAGCTTGAGTCCCTCGTTAGCGGCTACCAGCAGGCCTACCTTGTCTGCGCCGCACTTCTGGTCGTTGGTGCCATGGTGACGGCCCTGATGTACCGCAGTCGCGAACACACCGCAGTGACAAGCAGTGAGGCTGCCGTGCACATGTAA
- the arfB gene encoding alternative ribosome rescue aminoacyl-tRNA hydrolase ArfB — protein sequence MDLEVTPQLTIPASELGWRFSRSSGPGGQHVNTSDSRVELFWNPLGSAVLSDEQRILLTERLGRRMVAGVLTVVASEQRSQLRNREIALAKMAEIIATGLAPAGPARRATKPTRGSKRRHQAAKSQRSTTKSLRKRPFAD from the coding sequence ATGGATCTGGAGGTAACACCACAGCTGACCATTCCGGCGTCGGAGCTGGGATGGCGGTTCTCGCGATCTTCGGGACCGGGCGGTCAGCATGTTAATACCTCCGACAGCCGGGTTGAACTGTTCTGGAATCCGCTGGGTTCGGCCGTCCTGAGCGATGAGCAGCGGATCCTGCTCACAGAACGGTTGGGGCGCCGGATGGTGGCGGGGGTTCTTACCGTGGTGGCATCCGAGCAACGTTCCCAATTGCGCAACCGCGAGATTGCCCTCGCCAAGATGGCCGAAATCATCGCCACCGGGCTGGCTCCGGCAGGACCGGCGCGCCGTGCCACCAAACCCACCCGCGGCTCCAAACGGCGTCATCAAGCTGCCAAGTCGCAGCGCTCAACCACCAAGTCCCTGCGAAAGCGGCCCTTCGCCGATTGA
- a CDS encoding amidohydrolase yields the protein MNPSNTTPERETLAGLPLAMDWLTETYKQLHRHPELSFQEHQTSALVSEQLTNFGYSVQHIGGTGVVGVLANGLGPTVMSRADMDALPVTEATGLPYASETEGVMHACGHDVHVAALLGAARLMAESPNAWSGTFIAVFQPAEEAGGGSRVMVGDGLVGKVPRPDVVLGQHVMPLPAGTLATAAGPVLSAADSMKITVHGKGSHGSMPHMSVDPVVLAASIVLKLQTIVSRETRPGEFAVVTVGALNAGTKSNIIPDRATLLLNIRNYDDAVRTRVLAAIKRIVEGECAAAGSPRKPEFEFYDQFPLTSNDTSVTELITDAFASHFGQASVQQADRQTASEDFSAIADAFGAPYSYWFLGGSDPQAYQAAVKNGTVDADIPANHSPYFAPVIHPTLTVGVQAHVVAAMAYLGGRMPSISN from the coding sequence ATGAACCCCTCAAACACCACTCCGGAAAGAGAAACTCTCGCCGGTCTCCCACTCGCAATGGACTGGCTCACGGAGACATACAAGCAATTGCACCGTCATCCTGAACTGAGCTTTCAGGAGCATCAGACAAGCGCCCTGGTAAGCGAGCAGCTCACCAACTTTGGATACTCCGTGCAGCACATCGGCGGCACCGGGGTGGTTGGCGTGCTCGCCAATGGGCTTGGGCCAACCGTAATGTCCCGCGCCGACATGGATGCCCTCCCCGTCACGGAGGCCACCGGACTGCCCTATGCCTCCGAGACTGAAGGCGTCATGCACGCCTGCGGCCATGACGTCCACGTGGCGGCTTTGCTCGGTGCCGCAAGACTCATGGCGGAGAGCCCAAATGCGTGGTCAGGGACCTTTATTGCCGTTTTTCAACCTGCGGAGGAGGCCGGAGGGGGATCACGCGTCATGGTCGGGGACGGCCTCGTCGGAAAGGTGCCCAGGCCCGACGTCGTCCTTGGCCAGCACGTTATGCCACTGCCCGCTGGCACCTTGGCCACGGCGGCCGGGCCTGTGCTGTCCGCAGCGGACTCGATGAAAATTACAGTTCACGGAAAGGGTTCACATGGGTCCATGCCACACATGTCTGTGGACCCCGTGGTTCTGGCCGCCTCGATTGTCCTGAAGCTGCAGACGATTGTTTCGCGCGAGACCAGGCCGGGGGAGTTCGCGGTGGTGACGGTGGGCGCCTTGAATGCAGGCACCAAGTCCAACATCATCCCGGACCGCGCCACCTTGCTGCTGAACATCCGCAACTATGATGACGCCGTGCGCACGCGCGTCCTGGCTGCCATCAAGCGCATTGTCGAGGGCGAATGCGCCGCCGCGGGGTCGCCAAGGAAACCGGAGTTTGAGTTTTACGATCAGTTCCCGCTGACGAGCAACGACACCAGTGTCACGGAGCTAATCACGGACGCTTTTGCGTCCCATTTTGGTCAGGCTTCCGTGCAGCAAGCAGACCGGCAGACCGCGTCGGAGGACTTCAGCGCCATTGCCGACGCCTTTGGGGCACCTTACAGTTACTGGTTCCTTGGTGGCAGCGATCCGCAGGCATACCAGGCGGCAGTGAAGAACGGAACGGTTGATGCAGACATCCCGGCCAACCATTCGCCGTATTTTGCCCCGGTCATACATCCCACTCTCACCGTGGGCGTCCAGGCTCATGTGGTCGCAGCAATGGCCTATTTGGGCGGACGGATGCCCTCGATTAGCAACTGA
- a CDS encoding mycothione reductase encodes MPHFDLVIIGTGSGNSIPGPEFETWSIAIIEDGLFGGTCLNVGCIPTKMFVHPAELADAGRHGAPLGIDAELKSVDWPGIRDRIFARIDAIEAGGRAYREGPECPNITVFSGRGRFTAAKTVHVDLHDGGTAQVTADRFVLAAGSHAVVPSVPGLAAVPGEAPAPDGRGDGGAPFHTSDTIMRLAHLPASMVILGGGYIAAEFAHVFSSFGVKVTQIARGKRLLKSQDADVSAQFTQEAAARYNVLLETTVSNAARAGDGVELVVNGPTGLRTLRADVLLVATGRRPNGAGLEVEKTGVELDGHGRVVVDKFQRTRVEGIFALGDVSSHYQLKHVANHEAKVVKHNLAKPEAPKSSDHRFVPAAVFTDPQIASVGITEDHAIKAGIAHAVKVQKYGDIAAGWAREDSRHFLKVLADPATGLLLGAHALGPEAATVIQPLIQAMHFGQTAHDVANKQYWIHPALSELVENALLGLPEPTNQTEPTGAAGAEEV; translated from the coding sequence ATGCCCCACTTCGATCTGGTCATCATCGGTACAGGATCCGGCAACTCAATCCCGGGACCGGAGTTCGAGACCTGGAGTATCGCGATCATTGAGGATGGGTTGTTTGGCGGGACCTGCCTCAACGTGGGGTGTATCCCCACGAAAATGTTCGTCCACCCGGCCGAGTTGGCCGATGCCGGGCGGCATGGGGCCCCTCTGGGCATTGACGCCGAGCTGAAATCGGTGGATTGGCCGGGTATTCGGGACCGGATCTTTGCTCGAATTGACGCTATCGAAGCCGGTGGGCGGGCCTACCGAGAAGGCCCCGAGTGCCCCAACATAACCGTATTCTCCGGCCGTGGGCGCTTCACCGCAGCCAAGACCGTGCACGTTGACCTGCACGACGGCGGGACGGCCCAGGTGACGGCGGACCGATTTGTGCTGGCCGCAGGTTCGCACGCCGTTGTTCCCTCTGTGCCTGGTCTTGCCGCGGTCCCGGGTGAAGCGCCCGCCCCTGATGGGCGAGGGGATGGCGGAGCTCCCTTCCATACCTCGGACACCATCATGCGCTTGGCACACCTTCCAGCCAGCATGGTGATTCTGGGTGGCGGCTACATTGCGGCAGAGTTCGCCCACGTATTTTCCTCCTTCGGTGTGAAAGTGACACAAATAGCTCGCGGAAAACGTCTACTCAAGTCGCAGGACGCGGACGTTTCTGCCCAGTTCACGCAGGAGGCCGCGGCGCGCTACAACGTCCTGTTGGAGACAACCGTGAGCAACGCAGCCCGAGCCGGCGACGGCGTCGAACTTGTGGTGAATGGCCCCACCGGCCTCCGCACCCTGAGGGCGGATGTTCTCCTGGTTGCCACGGGACGCCGCCCCAACGGTGCCGGCCTTGAAGTGGAGAAGACGGGCGTGGAGCTTGATGGCCACGGACGAGTTGTGGTGGACAAGTTCCAGCGCACGCGTGTTGAGGGAATCTTTGCCCTCGGGGATGTTTCCTCCCACTACCAGCTCAAGCACGTCGCCAACCACGAAGCCAAGGTGGTCAAACACAACTTGGCCAAGCCGGAAGCACCGAAGAGCTCGGACCACCGGTTCGTTCCTGCCGCCGTCTTCACGGACCCGCAGATTGCCTCCGTGGGCATCACCGAAGATCACGCCATCAAGGCCGGCATTGCCCATGCCGTGAAGGTGCAAAAGTATGGTGACATTGCTGCCGGCTGGGCGCGGGAGGATTCGAGGCACTTCCTGAAGGTCCTGGCCGACCCTGCCACAGGGTTGTTGCTGGGAGCCCATGCTCTTGGTCCGGAGGCGGCCACCGTTATTCAACCGTTGATCCAGGCCATGCATTTTGGCCAAACCGCCCATGACGTGGCCAACAAGCAGTACTGGATCCATCCGGCACTGTCCGAGCTTGTGGAAAATGCGTTGCTCGGCCTGCCGGAGCCGACCAATCAGACCGAACCGACCGGAGCGGCGGGCGCCGAAGAGGTGTGA